A window of the Nocardia sp. NBC_01329 genome harbors these coding sequences:
- a CDS encoding oxidoreductase has translation MTFEHEGLAGQRVLVTGGSRGLGEATARRFVAAGATVLTASRTAPPKDLSAIYIPADLRSEAGVAELGRRVLDSFGGVDVLVDNAGAATGTMPTLQRSDASWLADLEMNLLSAIRLDRALVPGMVERGSGVVVHVSSIASRLPQPDEAPYAAAKAALNAYSRELATAVGKHGVRVVCVLPGFIMTEGAASHLQQIADSQGIGVGDIEQRIVDHLEIPMGRPGEPGDVAEMIAFLASSRAKWLTGGQFRVDGGIIPVV, from the coding sequence ATGACGTTCGAGCACGAGGGACTCGCCGGGCAGCGAGTGCTGGTGACCGGTGGTAGCCGAGGGCTCGGGGAAGCGACGGCCCGTCGCTTTGTCGCCGCCGGCGCCACCGTGCTGACAGCCTCACGAACCGCACCACCGAAAGACCTGTCCGCCATCTACATTCCCGCCGATCTGCGGTCGGAGGCGGGAGTGGCCGAACTCGGGCGGCGCGTGTTGGACAGCTTCGGAGGCGTTGATGTCCTGGTCGACAACGCCGGAGCCGCAACCGGGACGATGCCGACCCTGCAGCGGTCCGACGCGTCCTGGCTCGCCGATCTGGAGATGAACCTGCTCAGCGCGATCCGCCTCGACCGAGCCCTGGTCCCGGGGATGGTCGAGCGCGGCTCCGGCGTGGTGGTGCACGTCTCCTCCATCGCCAGCCGACTCCCGCAACCCGACGAAGCGCCCTACGCCGCGGCGAAAGCGGCACTCAACGCCTACAGCCGCGAGTTGGCGACGGCGGTGGGCAAGCACGGAGTGCGCGTGGTGTGCGTGCTGCCGGGTTTCATCATGACCGAGGGAGCGGCCAGCCATCTTCAGCAGATAGCAGACAGCCAGGGCATCGGCGTCGGCGACATCGAGCAGCGGATCGTGGACCACCTCGAGATCCCGATGGGGCGCCCCGGCGAACCCGGGGACGTCGCGGAGATGATCGCCTTCCTCGCCTCCAGCCGCGCCAAGTGGCTCACCGGCGGGCAGTTCCGGGTCGACGGCGGCATCATCCCCGTGGTCTGA
- a CDS encoding TetR/AcrR family transcriptional regulator, with product MPSSRPLRADARRNREALLGAARAALLADGNAYVEAIARRAGVSVGTLYRHFETREALVAEVYRQEVVELCATPAQLLALHAPDEALRSFLLLLVEHAAVGRGMGEVLENIMATDSPIYDDTRTEMARALDELLAAGVDACLLRGGVSGRVLLRALGGICGMRTTGWQDDAVHIATILYDGLRYGATNHG from the coding sequence TTGCCGTCATCACGTCCACTGCGCGCCGATGCCCGCCGCAATCGTGAAGCCTTGCTGGGCGCGGCCCGCGCAGCGCTGCTCGCCGACGGTAACGCCTACGTGGAGGCGATCGCTCGGCGAGCCGGCGTGTCCGTCGGAACGCTGTACCGCCATTTCGAAACACGCGAAGCGCTCGTCGCGGAGGTATACCGCCAGGAGGTGGTCGAACTCTGCGCAACTCCTGCCCAGTTGCTCGCGCTACACGCTCCGGACGAAGCTCTGCGCAGCTTCCTGCTACTGCTCGTGGAGCATGCGGCAGTAGGCAGAGGGATGGGCGAAGTGCTGGAGAACATCATGGCGACCGACTCCCCGATCTACGACGACACCCGCACCGAGATGGCCCGTGCCCTGGACGAACTGCTCGCTGCGGGCGTCGACGCGTGCCTGCTGCGCGGCGGTGTCAGCGGCCGCGTCCTCCTACGTGCCCTCGGTGGTATCTGCGGAATGCGGACCACCGGCTGGCAGGACGACGCGGTACACATCGCCACCATCCTGTACGACGGATTACGTTACGGCGCAACGAACCACGGCTAG
- a CDS encoding lipase family protein: protein MACTLLVATTAPAEPLYPHPDPDPFYAAPADLAAHRPGDVLDVRVLPPLAIFPGATIRLVEFRSTNSRGAPIAATTTIATPAGYRPGAPLLSYQHFINSLGTDCAVSHRLYGADLNLSMIMPALSMLLQQGWSVTLPDHLGPQFALGAGRLGGQVTLDGIRAVKQLPELAVADSPAVLAGYSGGGLATAWAAVLQPSYAPELRLAGAAIGGAPMNLVSMARGLGHNPHPAFGLAMAAAIGLEREYPNRVPISSNLNQRGLAIRDAMANSCTNDILAIGAGGSTRQFAASASVFDQPDAWAVVAENSVELYDGVPAMPIFQWHSPSDPLIPIDAINNTNRRWCEAGVRLQTLQVPAVEHLSAAVVGAPAMLQWLEGRVRGEPAPVAC, encoded by the coding sequence ATGGCATGCACGCTACTGGTGGCGACAACAGCACCCGCCGAACCGCTGTATCCGCACCCCGATCCGGACCCGTTCTACGCCGCCCCTGCCGACCTGGCGGCGCACCGACCAGGTGACGTACTCGACGTGCGGGTCCTGCCACCATTGGCCATCTTCCCCGGCGCCACGATCCGGCTGGTCGAGTTTCGTTCCACCAATTCGCGGGGCGCGCCGATCGCGGCGACCACCACGATCGCCACCCCCGCAGGTTATCGACCCGGCGCACCGCTGCTGTCGTATCAGCATTTCATCAATTCGCTCGGCACCGACTGCGCGGTATCGCACCGGCTGTACGGCGCTGATCTGAATCTGTCGATGATCATGCCGGCGTTGAGCATGTTGTTGCAGCAGGGCTGGAGTGTGACGCTGCCGGATCATCTCGGACCGCAGTTCGCACTCGGAGCCGGCCGTTTGGGTGGCCAAGTCACTTTGGACGGCATCCGGGCGGTGAAACAGCTGCCCGAACTCGCCGTTGCGGACAGCCCGGCGGTACTGGCCGGCTACTCCGGTGGCGGGCTCGCCACAGCATGGGCGGCGGTGCTGCAGCCGTCTTACGCGCCTGAGTTGCGGCTAGCGGGCGCGGCCATCGGTGGAGCCCCGATGAACCTGGTATCCATGGCGCGGGGGCTGGGCCACAATCCGCACCCGGCCTTCGGCTTGGCGATGGCGGCGGCCATCGGCCTGGAGCGGGAATATCCGAACCGGGTGCCGATCAGCTCGAATCTCAATCAGCGCGGTCTCGCGATCCGTGATGCGATGGCCAACAGTTGCACCAACGACATCCTCGCCATCGGCGCCGGTGGCAGCACTCGCCAGTTCGCCGCAAGCGCCTCCGTCTTCGACCAGCCCGATGCCTGGGCAGTGGTGGCGGAGAACAGCGTAGAACTCTACGACGGAGTACCGGCAATGCCTATATTCCAATGGCATTCGCCGTCCGACCCACTGATTCCGATCGACGCGATCAACAACACCAACCGCCGCTGGTGTGAGGCGGGGGTGCGATTGCAGACGCTGCAGGTCCCCGCGGTCGAGCATTTGTCCGCAGCGGTTGTAGGTGCCCCCGCGATGCTGCAGTGGCTCGAGGGTCGGGTTCGCGGCGAACCTGCGCCAGTCGCCTGCTGA
- a CDS encoding transposase, producing MGDAVVTDELWVRLESLIPVPETLPHPGRYRSDSRTALEGILYVVRTGIGRNQSPTGSFGVSVATCWRRLSEWSQAGVWQQASPDALLSPACSAICLRKLIPN from the coding sequence GTGGGTGACGCGGTGGTGACCGATGAGCTGTGGGTCAGGTTGGAGTCGTTGATTCCGGTGCCAGAGACGCTTCCGCACCCGGGCCGATATCGGTCCGATAGCCGGACCGCGCTGGAAGGCATCCTGTATGTGGTCCGCACCGGTATCGGGCGGAACCAGTCGCCGACCGGGTCGTTCGGCGTCTCGGTTGCGACCTGCTGGCGTCGGTTGAGCGAATGGTCGCAGGCGGGAGTGTGGCAGCAGGCATCACCTGATGCACTACTGAGTCCGGCCTGCTCGGCCATCTGCCTCCGGAAACTCATTCCGAACTGA
- a CDS encoding dihydrofolate reductase family protein: protein MSELLVDFITSLDGYASGEGWPGFWGLEGPEYLAWLGEQPEPTYLMGANTYRLMSGFAAGEVPDGQDEFRPEEEASVDELTQASKVVFSSSLEEPLTWANSTLVRDDAVDAVRAMKSSGSGLLSTIGSLSLSRSLLRAGLVDRFRVVMFPVITGATGAERIYDGYPDVALEMIGHRTFDGRIQLVEYKPRVLEHPPLGAPA from the coding sequence ATGTCGGAGCTTCTCGTCGATTTCATCACCTCTCTCGACGGCTACGCATCGGGCGAGGGATGGCCCGGGTTCTGGGGCCTCGAGGGCCCGGAGTACCTCGCGTGGCTCGGCGAGCAGCCCGAGCCCACCTACCTGATGGGAGCGAACACCTACCGCCTGATGTCGGGCTTCGCCGCCGGTGAGGTCCCGGATGGTCAAGACGAGTTCAGGCCCGAAGAAGAGGCGTCCGTCGATGAGCTCACGCAGGCGTCCAAGGTGGTGTTCTCCTCCTCGCTCGAGGAGCCACTGACGTGGGCCAACTCCACGCTGGTCCGCGACGACGCCGTGGACGCGGTCCGCGCCATGAAGTCGAGTGGCTCGGGGCTCCTCAGCACGATCGGCAGTCTCAGCCTGAGCCGGTCCCTGCTACGAGCCGGACTCGTCGACCGCTTCCGGGTCGTGATGTTCCCGGTGATCACCGGGGCGACGGGCGCTGAACGCATCTACGACGGCTATCCGGACGTCGCCCTCGAGATGATCGGGCACCGCACCTTCGACGGCCGCATCCAGCTGGTCGAGTACAAGCCCCGCGTGCTCGAGCACCCGCCGCTCGGCGCCCCTGCGTGA